The following DNA comes from Ricinus communis isolate WT05 ecotype wild-type chromosome 10, ASM1957865v1, whole genome shotgun sequence.
TATATGATTTGCATGTTCATCAAATGGATGTCAAACAACATTCTTTAAATGGTGATTTAGAGGAAGAGGTTATATGAAAAAACCTCACGAGTTTGTACTTCCtgataatgaaaagaaagttTGTAAATTGGTGAAAAACCTTGTAGGGACTAAAGCAAGCTCCTAAATAATTgcataaaaaatttgatagtTGATTTTATCACATGGTTTTATTCATAATGGAGTGGATAAATGCATTTATTCTAAGTTTACTAAAGACCATAGCATAATAATATGTCTCTATGTAGATGACATGCTAACCATATATACTAATATGCAAGGAGTTACTGACACTAAGATGTATTTATCTtctcaattttaaatgaaagatTTGGAAGAAATTGATACTAACTTAGGGATTAAAGGTAAGAAATATAGTGGGTCTGCTTTATGATCACATtatatgtcacgaccccacccgtgggcccgtgactggcactagggaatgggtaggcttaaggccaccgaaacccgtagtaagcctgacactcactgatttaaacaaatctcatctcaaattaatattattaaaaccaaaaattatcttaatagctacattctacataaatacttgatgcCCGGAAAAACTAGGGCGAGACCGGAAGCTCGAAAATTTACaaactgatacatttactattactactcatggagaatctaagatttaccaatttacataccaaatcaaatacatcacccgatgatgaaggagtcgggttcttgaataagagtcgcggagAACTAAGGTCGAATCacgaaaaaacataaatggagtatgggtctagagtgagttaaaatcaaataatctagggactattgcttcttctcagaaaacatagattattcaaatcatactataatcataccctactatttccttcacataaaatattaatcattcgaatcaaaatatcaaccatgcacgtaaatacaaatcacattataatcaaataccataataaataaataaataaaaatatatatttacttttacgggacgagtggctcggtagaaccctaaaccccaaaatctagtagccattcggctctcttaatccaataagactggcgccccgagagcaatgctcgaccagggaccttacctccagtctggtcacttaagtatccaaataagaaatctagtagccattcggctctcttaatccaataagatcgcccccgagagcaatgttcgaccggggaccttacctccggtcacttaagtatccaaataagccggccgagagcaatgctcgaccagggaccttacctcctaatttacacaaatcagcccagagccatgctcgatcggggcaaacccatgaaaatcttattacatgtccatgatcattaccggtgtgcacacggtcctgatgtaacccatcagacggcatgttctacaagccacattttccaattcgcaatcatcacatataataaatatcattatctgatgaactcatccaacacatatcgaaataaagattaaatatttaagataaaacaacgtgcaatttgtgagaggaaaaataataacgtttgtcttattataacatactaataataatatttatattatttcaaatattaataatcaagtgaaatcatttattttgcgatactaataatcatattaagcacaaattctaaatagtatattaaaatcagactagcaatagcgcaaagattaaatgactttaactcacaggattgggcgacctcctagctctgctccggtgcctcggtaggagcgagccgaatgatgatcatctaatcacggaaaacaatttatcaatacgttgagacaatccatcattaatcctaggtctagactctgcacagaatctcgactcgggagaattctaccgaaaatccggcagaacctcccctacaacacgaacattaccccccgtaaaaacgggtccaggacctgccagaagaacacttcaaatacttaacgattcaaacaataggagtcgggtccccaaacttcactatttcccgactccgccacacagcacaaaatacgactATGGCAGGCAAATTGACAGACaaatatttttgactcacaaaaatcatcaaatactcaatataatccaatagacacaaatttaaaatcaaggatttctaagatcaacggccagagaaaattaccgagacactcggtcgactcgcctccggccgccggagtccgatcgacgatccgaacacaccaacgaactcacaacgacgcgctgatgacgatccccgcttccgattttccgatctgacacccgatcatccggagagatttgcggacgatctcgaccgtcgattcgcaaacgaagcccgatcgccacgaaaccagtgccatcgcgaagcttgagctgaggagagtcgggatacgtcctccgatcgtccatcctccgccggatctcgccgaaaaaacccaaaaacgccggctgccaccattttctctctccaccggatcttccgtttcCGGCCACCACTGTCGACACCGCcgccgccaaaacaaagccgaggccgagaggagtcgattGGCACCAAGATCGGCCGACCACCGACGCCGGAAGCCGACGGCAAGGAAGCTTCAGCCATCTTCCTCCTCGTCCGCCCGGTGCCAGCCGCTGCCCGCCACCCGCCCGGACAGACGGCCTCCTTCCTCCGcctctctctccccgacatctctcttcctcccttcttcttccccgatttctttcccttcaatatcgacatttgacccctgaacttttccttattgcaatttggtccctcaactttcttaattacttacaatttcatcctgcagaactccaatttaacccccaaacttctttttagcctttcaattaagcccctaactatttaatttgggccaaatccgaattattgaaaatatacaattacaaaaatacccctgaccgacatatttatttacgaaaataccaaactcacaaatttccattaaaaccccataaaaataaaattatacttttaatccttattccaaaataatcctccaattaaatcctacacacaattaaattaaataatcaatttccaacttaaaatttaatactactaatcaattataataccaattctcctaaaattcttttataaaaacatcctttataatttcttccaaaattttccaatatatactttttacttatataaatatgcatttggaaaaaaaaaaaaaaaacaatttgaataaccaaaatataatcatttctcaaatagtttaataaaaataaagctaaaattacttaaataaaaacttactattaaatatatataaaaaaaattcccgGTGTTATATTATATAGACAAGGTCCTATCTAAATTTAATCACTTAGGAATTAAGGAAGCAAATACCAATGTTTCAAATAAATTGACAGAAAATTCTAGAAGGCCTGTTGATCAGTTTAGACTATGTTAGTGCTATTGATAGTCTAATGTATGCTATGCATTATACAAGACCTATTATTGCTTTTACTGTCTGTAAACTTTCAAGATTTACTCATAATCCTAGTACTGAATATTGAAGAGCCATTGGAAGAGTTCTTGGTTATCTTAAAAGGACTAAGTCCTTTGCATTGTTTTATAACAAGTTTCCTACAGTTCTAGAAGGTTATATAGATTCTAGTTGGATAACTAGtgttaatgataataaatcaACTTCTAGTTGAATTTTCACTTTATGTGGTGAAGCTATTTCTTCTGCTACTAAGAAAAAGACGTGTATATCTTATTCTATAATGGAATATGAGTTTATTGCTTTAGCAACAGCAGGCAAAGATGCAAAATAACTAAGAAATTTATTGTTGGACATAGATTTGTGTCCAAAAGTAATGCCAACAGTTTCTTGCACTATGATAGTCAAGCAACAATGTCAAGGGCATTTAGCAAAGTTTGACATGCCAAATCTCGATAATAAATCTTAGGATAAGTACTCTGGAGTATGTAGATCTTACATAATCagaattacaaataaaattaattactttagGCTTGAAGAAGGAGAAAGTCAGATTGTCAAAAGAGAAGACTGCGGATGACCTAGCTGTCACTTGAAAGATTAAGTTGAGACTGTTAGTCTCGAGagttaattaaaatcatataatctgaaaataaatacaatatccaaatatataattaaataattaatataaataattacgaaataaataaaacacgTGTCATGtcataattcaaaaaaataaattttttacacATATAGGACGAGTACATCAACAAAACTCTATACTCCAATTCTATCAGCCATTCAGTTCTATTATTCCAATAAGGTTGGCGTCTAGAGAGTAAAGCTCAACCATgatccttaaatccagtctggCCACTTAATTAGCAGTACAACCGGcacctagagagcaatgctcgactagggtctTTTCCACTGGCAAATCAAAATCCCGTAAGTCTAGAGAACtatgctcgactagggcatATCACATGATTATTCATGTGCTACCTGTCTTTGATTATACCGATGTACATGCAATCCTAATGTATCCCATCATGTGGTATATTCTACTATCGTCTCATCCCCAGATATAATACAATTAtaacatcaataatattaaaaataacataaatcaCAGACCATCATAGAATTactcaatttattattaaatactaaaatcttGTAGCATcgtttaaatgaaattataggTAAATGCAATatttatagtaataataataattgtgataaaaatagtGGCAAgtgagataataataatattaataacaagaacgatgatgataataataaaaataaaattagtaataatcataaaaattattaattaaataatattgcaTTAAATAATGACATTGACACATGCACCgtaaattatatgattttaactcacaattCTAACGACTTTTCCAAGCtgctcctacgcctcgggcGGAGCTGGCTGAACCACcggattatctaattatagaaataattcaatcaatacAAATATTTCATAGTTAACCCTAGGCCTAAACTCACAGTATTAGACTATCTAAGAATTCCGACTTGAAAATTCAACTGAAAATTTGACAGAATCTCCTCTAAAATATAGACGTTTACCACCCGTAAAACGGCTCCAAGAACCTGCTAAAAACacttctaataattattaaatattttataggaATCGGGTCACCATATCTGCATTAATTTTCCGACTTCGTAACACATCACAACAccatattcaataataataattcaactggtttaattattaatctcaataacctcgtaataaaTTTATGGTgctttagttaattatttacaGCCAACTATTATTACAatccaaataataattaattacattaataGATTCATACTATTTACAACTcaactattaattaattatttttaattaataattaattgagttaatattttttaataatctctaaataatttatcgggtccaaataaattatatcgaaccaaaaatttaaaatcttatgcGTCCTGGAAACACCAGGGTCCGAAAGCCAGTACAGTCAACTGTTTCGAATATGAAGGTGTCTACGTAAAGCATGAGACATGTAAAACCTGAATATGCAACAACATTCGCCTGAAACTCATCTGAAGCCACTGGATCAAGGCTGGAAAGTTTCAGCTCTGGTGAGGCTATATGGAGGTTGTTGGCAACGATTGAGGCGAGGTAAATTTGGTTCGAAGGCTTTGGAGGGTGAGGATCCTATTTCCTACTTCAGATGGAGTAATGGGCAGGGAGAGGAGGTTGATCCATAGGTGGCAATGAAGAGGAGAGTTTTTCTCCTCTCAAAACACCTCTTCCTCGACAGTTCCAGGTGGAAAGAATGGTAGGGATGGGCTAGTGACATCAAGGGCGGCTCACAACAAGCTTTAGGTGAAAATGGAAGGTGTAGGGGAGAGAGAGGTGATATACGGGGAGAAGAACAAGGGGAAGAGGGAGGAGTCTGATTGCAATTTTACAAAGTAGGAAAAATGTGTTTAGTCCCCCCTCCTAAAATAGATAGCTGCACTAACCCTTatatttgattgttttatttgttttacacaaatatacatacatatatatacttatatatagtatttagttttaaacatataataaattataattaccaTCCAagatagataataaataatacaatttagatctatttatattttaagaacaAACATTCGTATTAAAAccactttaaataaaatttgaattatttatttaaaatcacaaaattatatttaaaatttaccaaatcaatataatttaaatatttgtaaCAATACTAATTTATATGGTACTTATAgtaatcaattattaaaataattattaaatgctAAATTTAGTACCGAGAATATTTATTCACATCAATGCCCCAAAACAAATGATTAAACGACAAAAATGCAACTGGTATCACCCTCCCAAAagcttttttcttaaaaaaattgaaccgctttttttaattaaaagaaagaaagaaaagtttgTCTCTAGGcattgagtttttttttttttcatctaaACATTGAGTTAAATGtatgtttcattttaaatttttttttattgaaaattctTGTTATAGGTTTAGCAcctctaaaaattaaaatgaaattccGTCGCTATTGTCACACCCCGTAAGGAGCTTACTTGTTTGAGTGTAGAAAGTAGCTAGTGCCGCACGATTCATTGGTAGAAAGACCAAGTCCGTGACACTAAACATAGTATACACATTTTTGATGATAGActaaaattggtatatatattaattagattttccATTGGACTTCATTTACAactagaaaaacttaaatagaaaaatacacCGAATTGAAATACTGATATTAGAATCATATAATACATTGGCAATCTATAGATactatcaaatttattaaaatattatagctAACCACCactactaaaaattaaaatagataaaaaagaaataaattgaaaagtaagATGATCTGTTTGATGGCgttcatacatatatatcctTCAACATaattagaatgagaaaatgattcgcttaataaaattcatacCATGTATCACTAACCACAATTGAAAAGGCAAAATAATTCACTCGAAAATCACATATAAAAGtttttagcatattaaaataacataattataaataaatttttctcttattaaaatagTATGAATAATACTATTTGTCTACATgttttgttataatatatacattgctataataaaggaaaaattagaaaaagatgTACTTTGGGTCATAAGAGattaacattattattatttttcttgtagCGTTATTAAATAGTAAGCCCTCTTTCagtatcaaaagaaaaaaaaaaagtgtaagtaaaaaagaaataaaatttggtcATAGATGAACagttaattagaaaatataattagttaatgAATAGGAGAGAGAATAtagaatgagaaaaaaattcataGTCATTAGATGTGGAGGAAATCAACAGTGGagaaattatgtaaaattataaagttttaCACATGTGTACATGGATgcattaaaagtaaatatatatatatatatattttaaacaaatttatCAAACACATTAggcatataaattttatttggctAATTCATTATCTCATCCATgtctttttcatatttgatCTTTGTCACCCatgtatttctattttaactaatttcacatcctaattttttatttataattgatttcattCCTGAAAATGCAAAAGAGAAGCATGCAGTGAACACCTGCTATGATATAGacatattttagtaaaaattaaataataacagttaaaagaatataaatctCCAAATCACAAATGCTTAAATTGgaataaaatcattataaaaaCCTTTAGTCCCTCATTTTTTTGGTTAGAAATAGGATCACCATTCTTCATTATAAGAAAGTGGAGAAAGAGTGTTATATGCACATCACAATTTATAATGCCTTCACATGCTTCTCAGTGTTTAACAATACGCTCTTATTCTCACActgacaaaaaataaaatgagatcgaatgttaaaaataatatttaggaataaaatcaattataaataaaagttgaaatatgaaattaattaaaatagaagtACAAGGGTGTCAGAgatcaaacataaaaaaatatagaagtGAAACAATATATTAAGCCtaattttttccaaattagTATATGTAACATGATAAATAGATTTGGATAGAATccattcttaaaaattaagttcAAGAAAGAGGTTGTTCAATTCATACATGTACATCACATAATAACCAAATAACTTAGCGATAGAACTTATTTAAAAGTTAGCTCTAAGAAAGAGGATGTCCAATTGGACATCATAACAATCCAATGAGTGGTACgaatataatttctaatacaataaaaattaatttaataaacgAATTACATGCACTTTATCATGGATAAACATAtcaaaaaaagtgaaaagaaattgaaatttttgcCGTTGTGTAAAAGATGAATCAAAAAAGTTAAACAGAAATaccatataaaattatgtataaaaaattaaaaatcatctAAATGTAATaatgtaattcttttttatttgatggaTATGtataatagataataattaaaacttgacttgttgaatcaatttttgtttgatttgcTCTGAATTGTGATCTGGATGGTAAATTTTTACCTCAAAGCAATGAATCAGGAATATTTAGGCTTCACAagataaaatttgtataacTTTAAAGCACTAATAATTAATCTCCTATATCAATGCCAATTGTCAccttataattaattcttcCAATGCAatgatataattaaactagttgtaactctttaaaatatagaCTGATCTCTAATCTAATGTCAcccaaataaatatttgatccCACAAACTGTGAGAGTGCTGCACACTTGCAGAATGATGTTCACATGAATGCCAAGGTTACCTGTTTTTCCTCCATAATCAGAGGCAAAAACTGAAAGTACATTGTTAGGAGTTGCTGAAGTTGGAAAGAAGGCAATCCCAATGTTTCTTACTTCATAGTTTAAATTGGGTCTATTTGACCCTTGGACATAAGTTCAGGGGCAAATTGAGCCTTGTTCATTtgcaaagtaaaaataaaaaagataaaatatctCTAAAGGAAACATTTTTATGACTCAATAATAAGCAAATCTTTAAGAGGCATCACATTACATTACATTACAGCAAAGAACAATAAAGGATACAGCACAGCGTCACGTTCATGTGGATTTAGCAATTATGAAGTTTTGAGTAGATTTTGTCTCCTCCAATCTTTCAGCAACTAGAATTGTCAGGGAAATCATAATCCTATTGCATTATCTAATGTATATGTACCTGTTGAACCTGGAATtaataatagtgataataattaagGACTTGTGACAGGAACTTTCTGGCGCCACCTTCTGAGTTCACCTTCAACAACATTTTGTGCAGCTTCTGCCATCTCTGCTGACTTCAAAGCGATTTCAGttgcttctttaatttcttcaattGACTTCAAATTCTCTTCCATCTTTCTCTCTGctgctatttttctttcattgctAGCTTCCACTTCAGTTATGGCATCTATCTCTTTTGCTTCAGCTATATTGTCACATTCCtccactttcttttttaacaactcaaaatccTGCAACGACATTTTTATTGTGTTATGATTATCAGAATCAATGTTTTCACTCTTCTGTTTTTCGGATAAGACTTTCATCTCATCGTGAGCtctcctttctctttctttggCTTGTTCAACCATTGCAAGAACAATCTCTAGCTTCCTCTTTCCTTCTTCTACTACTAATCTACCCTTTACAGCTTCTTGCTTCAGTTTCTCAGAATTTTTGTTTATCTCTTCAGCTTCCCTTCTTGCTATTTCTGTTTCTGTTGATAGCTTCTCAAGCATTGATCTTTGCTCATCAGATAACCCGTCAggatcttttctttctttaacaagttctttgacttctttcaTCTGCAATTCACCTTTCTCCTTCTTCACATCTTCTAGTTCGTTTTTAAGTGAAGTAACTATATTTCTAAGCAAAGCCTCTTGCTCGACAACTTCCTGAAGTGTCTTTGTTGCTTCATTCAGCTCAGTTGTTATAAATTTCACAGCGCTCATTTCGAAAGCATGCGCTTTTCTCATCTCTTCTTGTAAAGCTTCAATCCCCACAGTTGTTTCTACAAGCTTCACTTCAAGATTTCTTGTCATTTCAGGGTCATAGTCTTGCCTCAAAGACTCCAAATTCTTGTCCACTTCTTCTTTAGCTATTTTACAAGCTTGTATACGACCTTCTTTCCCTGCCACAATGCTTGCTATTTGTTCCTGAGCTTGTGCAGAGATAAGCTTTAATTGCTGGTTTGATTCTTGCATAGCTCTAATTTCTTTGGCAAGTTCAGTAACTCGTTGTGCGTTCATATTCGCCAAACGTTGTGCTTCTGCTGCCTGTTGAAACGAAGCCGATTTTGCATCCAAGGCAGCATCAAAATCCTGTCGAACTTTTGTCAGTTCTTGCTTTGCAAGATCAAGTTCAGTTACAATTTTTGTGTATTGCTCTCTTTCCTGATCCAATTCTTGCTTGCGAGCAGCATTTCCCAAGTGTTCCACTTCGAGTTGCTTAGCCTGTTTCTTAACAGCTTCTGCAACTTCAATTGCTGATAACTTAGACCCATTTGCAGAATTGAGCTTGGTGGTCAAAGCATTTAATGCTATCTTTGCCTTTTCAAGTTCAGAATTTGCTCGAGCGTTTACAGTCTCTGCTGTCTGTAATTGGAGCTTGTACTTTTCAAGTTCTCTTTGAGCCAACAAAAGTTGAGTCTCCTTGTCCAACACATTCTGCCACAATTGAGTGCACTTATCAATTGCAGAATTAAATAAGTTTCTTAaaacatatttatgaatttttaatcatCAGGTTATCAGGATATGTTGATTTCCTTGTAAGTagcaattatatatatactatacaAATGATTAACATAACTTGGcatgtcattttctttcttctttttcttttacctcTGAAGAAAGCCTGGATTTCCTGGTTGTAGccttatctttatccttggaGGTAGCTACTTCACCAAACAAACTAACAGCTGCTTTAACAGATTGAAATGGTGCTCTTGTATCAATCTCTCCCACCTCCACCTTCGGAGATCCTAAATTCTTGTTGTGGTCTGTTGAACGGATTTTTACCATTCTTTTTCTCCCTTTCAATTCTCACCTGCAAGAAATTGAACCCATGATTTTTATTCACAATGTTTAGaatataattgaaagaaaaagtaagaataaaaaaaaaaatctctccAAAATAGATTACACATTTTGATGACACAAAATCAtatcaaaagtaaaaataataataataataaccaaGTTATCTAACAAATGCTCAATGCAAGATAACCctatttgtaattatgtatCAAGAGTAATAATTATGCACTATAAGACTTGACAATATTGAATTGAAAAATGAATTGAGATTAATTGGATGCATGATAATTTAGCAAACAATATGCAATAGGATTAAGTCACATGTCTCAACCCTATAAGCAGGCagactaattaataaaataattaaaaagagttacaaaaatattatagaatcCAAAGAAGTAGCAAACAAGAAATGGTGTTCTATGAAGATCTAATCATAAAAGAATGCACAGGGTAATACCTGAAAGTGACTCAACTCCAATGAATGTGCTAACTAAAGTGAATggattttcaaaaatatattttaaaaaaaaaaaaaagaatttcttcaagaagctatgaaagaaaataagaaaaaagaaaaagtaaattttgCTGTTTTCAGTTTATATCTTCTGTGGTTTTTGTGTAGAAACCCCAAATTCGTTGGAACCAAAAGGAACTCCTCAAAGAGAAAAGGTTGCTTGTTTTGTGGTGTTGGCATTGTAGAATTCTGCTCTTTAGTATTTGCTATTTTGGATGTACAAGTTGCGAGTTTTGTGCAAGTTTTGATGGTCTAGTACAATCCCTACAAAATTTGGATTTTAAAGCAAAACTGaccttaatttttaattttatttattttagtttactatttgataaaattcagattaataaatttcttatcATCTTACCACTAGACTAAGGGATCATTATTAAATCCTtaattcagtttttttttctatatgaTTGAt
Coding sequences within:
- the LOC8280757 gene encoding WEB family protein At1g12150, which encodes MVKIRSTDHNKNLGSPKVEVGEIDTRAPFQSVKAAVSLFGEVATSKDKDKATTRKSRLSSENVLDKETQLLLAQRELEKYKLQLQTAETVNARANSELEKAKIALNALTTKLNSANGSKLSAIEVAEAVKKQAKQLEVEHLGNAARKQELDQEREQYTKIVTELDLAKQELTKVRQDFDAALDAKSASFQQAAEAQRLANMNAQRVTELAKEIRAMQESNQQLKLISAQAQEQIASIVAGKEGRIQACKIAKEEVDKNLESLRQDYDPEMTRNLEVKLVETTVGIEALQEEMRKAHAFEMSAVKFITTELNEATKTLQEVVEQEALLRNIVTSLKNELEDVKKEKGELQMKEVKELVKERKDPDGLSDEQRSMLEKLSTETEIARREAEEINKNSEKLKQEAVKGRLVVEEGKRKLEIVLAMVEQAKERERRAHDEMKVLSEKQKSENIDSDNHNTIKMSLQDFELLKKKVEECDNIAEAKEIDAITEVEASNERKIAAERKMEENLKSIEEIKEATEIALKSAEMAEAAQNVVEGELRRWRQKVPVTSP